One region of Phragmites australis chromosome 18, lpPhrAust1.1, whole genome shotgun sequence genomic DNA includes:
- the LOC133899292 gene encoding E3 ubiquitin-protein ligase RSL1-like isoform X1, which produces MTRPLPSPADCSTHQLATLVTSPAPPCPRFGIELTTAMAGAEGTQHHHLCGICMEPMAPSEAHRGGAACAHAFCRACLAGHVRAKVESGGAAAAVVRCPDASCAAALDPELCRGALPSDVFERWCAALCESLFLGARRTYCPFPDCSEMMVADEGEDEGRVTQSECQVCRRLFCARCGVAPWHAGVTCDEYGKLREGDRGREDMLLLEMANGRKWKRCPRCQFFVEKVDGCLHITCRYLLVSEQEIFFNPRCGFEFCYVCGTNWLGMTHSGCGA; this is translated from the exons ATGACTCGTCCCCTGCCCTCCCCTGCCGACTGTTCGACGCACCAGCTCGCGACACTCGTCACCTCCCCTGCCCCGCCCTGCCCTCGCTTTGGGATAGAGCTCACCACCGCCATGGCGGGAGCCGAGGGGACGCAGCACCACCACCTCTGCGGCATCTGCATGGAGCCCATGGCGCCctccgaggcccaccgcggcggcgccgcctGCGCGCACGCATTCTGCCGCGCGTGCCTGGCGGGCCACGTCCGCGCCAAGGTCGAgtccggcggcgccgccgccgccgtcgtgcgGTGCCCCGACGCGTCCTGCGCGGCCGCGCTCGACCCGGAGCTCTGCCGCGGGGCGCTCCCCTCCGACGTGTTCGAGCGGTGGTGCGCCGCGCTCTGCGAGTCCCTGTTCCTCGGCGCGCGGCGCACCTACTGCCCGTTCCCGGACTGCTCCGAGATGATGGTGGCGGACGAGGGCGAGGACGAGGGGCGCGTGACGCAGTCGGAGTGCCAGGTCTGCAGGCGGCTGTTCTGCGCGCGGTGCGGCGTGGCGCCGTGGCACGCCGGCGTGACCTGCGACGAGTACGGCAAGCTCAGGGAGGGAGACAGGGGCCGGGAGGACATGCTGCTGCTCGAGATGGCCAATGGGAGGAAGTGGAAGCGGTGCCCCAGGTGTCAGTTCTTCGTGGAGAAAGTTGATGGCTGTCTGCACATTACATGCAGGTACCTCCTAGTATCGgaacaagagattttttttaatcctaG GTGTGGCTTCGAGTTTTGCTATGTGTGTGGCACGAATTGGCTGGGGATGACTCATTCTGGTTGCGGAGCGTGA
- the LOC133899292 gene encoding E3 ubiquitin-protein ligase RSL1-like isoform X2: MTRPLPSPADCSTHQLATLVTSPAPPCPRFGIELTTAMAGAEGTQHHHLCGICMEPMAPSEAHRGGAACAHAFCRACLAGHVRAKVESGGAAAAVVRCPDASCAAALDPELCRGALPSDVFERWCAALCESLFLGARRTYCPFPDCSEMMVADEGEDEGRVTQSECQVCRRLFCARCGVAPWHAGVTCDEYGKLREGDRGREDMLLLEMANGRKWKRCPRCQFFVEKVDGCLHITCRCGFEFCYVCGTNWLGMTHSGCGA; encoded by the exons ATGACTCGTCCCCTGCCCTCCCCTGCCGACTGTTCGACGCACCAGCTCGCGACACTCGTCACCTCCCCTGCCCCGCCCTGCCCTCGCTTTGGGATAGAGCTCACCACCGCCATGGCGGGAGCCGAGGGGACGCAGCACCACCACCTCTGCGGCATCTGCATGGAGCCCATGGCGCCctccgaggcccaccgcggcggcgccgcctGCGCGCACGCATTCTGCCGCGCGTGCCTGGCGGGCCACGTCCGCGCCAAGGTCGAgtccggcggcgccgccgccgccgtcgtgcgGTGCCCCGACGCGTCCTGCGCGGCCGCGCTCGACCCGGAGCTCTGCCGCGGGGCGCTCCCCTCCGACGTGTTCGAGCGGTGGTGCGCCGCGCTCTGCGAGTCCCTGTTCCTCGGCGCGCGGCGCACCTACTGCCCGTTCCCGGACTGCTCCGAGATGATGGTGGCGGACGAGGGCGAGGACGAGGGGCGCGTGACGCAGTCGGAGTGCCAGGTCTGCAGGCGGCTGTTCTGCGCGCGGTGCGGCGTGGCGCCGTGGCACGCCGGCGTGACCTGCGACGAGTACGGCAAGCTCAGGGAGGGAGACAGGGGCCGGGAGGACATGCTGCTGCTCGAGATGGCCAATGGGAGGAAGTGGAAGCGGTGCCCCAGGTGTCAGTTCTTCGTGGAGAAAGTTGATGGCTGTCTGCACATTACATGCAG GTGTGGCTTCGAGTTTTGCTATGTGTGTGGCACGAATTGGCTGGGGATGACTCATTCTGGTTGCGGAGCGTGA